A stretch of Macrobrachium rosenbergii isolate ZJJX-2024 chromosome 12, ASM4041242v1, whole genome shotgun sequence DNA encodes these proteins:
- the LOC136844142 gene encoding uncharacterized protein — translation MGKPNQVIPKAPLNPIPAIGEPFVELVIDVVGPLPRTKTGFTHLLTIMDRASRFPEAFPMKKITSRAVFEKLIEFFSRYGLPRKIQTDCGTNFTSKVFRGKCAELAVQHTTSVPYHPESQGVVERFHQTLKSVLKKYCYEQGEDWEKGLPFALFAIRNHPNSSTGVAPFELVFGHRVRGPLEIFHEMLASGRKGEMNVVEFVENLQKKFARAWKFARENLASSQAVMKSNFDRNTKVRSFEPGELVLVLSTDSDNFLEPRYKGPWKVLRKLSEVNYEIEAAGTKRKCRIFHINRLKSYFSGAKDPLAIVYEPVSMVVEPPEDSFEDLVGQVSSDALFNNIQNLEILKGGLDHLEATQRDIINLICSFPEIFQSSPGRTRLLQHDVDVGSASPVKQSPYRLNPMKRDIVEEEIKYMLKHDLVQPSISPWSSPIVLVKKSDGKYHMCVDYRKVNASTKNDSFPLPRIDDCLNQIGSAKFITKLDLLKGYWQVPLSDRAREISAFVTPFGLYECKKPFIIAVDASDVGIGGVLFQRNEAGEVRPVSYFSHKLLAVEKRYSTIEKEALALVRTLLHFKPYVTNFSFPIEIWTDHNPLVFIEQMKGSNQRILRWALQLQEFSLVIKHIKGSENRIPDALSRVVVTCDLHAAVRSFAEAVSSATIVSVPCSRRRIFTGPVSSLYPGTGFWIYMSCPPHPAAIRERAT, via the exons ATGGGAAAACCCAATCAAGTAATCCCTAAAGCACCTTTAAATCCAATTCCTGCAATTGGGGAACCTTTTGTAGAATTGGTGATAGATGTAGTAGGGCCTTTGCCCAGAACAAAGACTGGGTTTACTCATCTCCTGACGATTATGGACAGGGCTTCCAGATTTCCTGAGGCATtcccaatgaaaaaaattacttccagAGCAGTATTTGAGAAGCTTATTGAATTTTTCTCCAGATATGGACTTCCTCGTAAAATTCAGACCGACTGCGGGACGAATTTTacgagtaaggtatttaggggtaagtgtgctgaactggccGTTCAACACACTACCAGCGTAccttatcatccagagagtcagggtgtggtggaaagattccaccagACACTTAAATCAGTGTTAAAGAAATACTGCTATGAACAAGGAGAAGATTGGGAAAAAGGGCTTCCCTTCGCTCTCTTTGCTATAAGGAACCATCCAAATTCTTCTACAGGTGTAGCTCCCTTCGAGCTGGTGTTTGGACACAGAGTACGTGGTCCGTTGGAAATTTTCCACGAGATGCTTGCATCCGGTCGGAAGGGAGAAATGAACGTGGTGGAATTTGTAGAGAATTTACAGAAGAAATTTGCTAGAGCATGGAAATTTGCAAGAGAAAATTTGGCTTCCTCCCAAGCAGTTATGAAATCAAATTTTGACAGGAATACCAAGGTGCGGTCGTTTGAGCCTGGGGAATTGGTATTGGTATTGAGTACAGACTCGGACAATTTCCTCGAACCGAGGTATAAGGGGCCCTGGAAGGTTTTGAGAAAATTGTCTGAGGTGAATTATGAAATTGAAGCCGCCGGGACCAAACGAAAGTGCCGGATCTTTCATATTAATAGATTGAAATCTTACTTTTCAGGTGCTAAAGATCCTTTAGCTATTGTATATGAGCCTGTGTCTATGGTTGTAGAACCTCCAGAGGATAGCTTTGAGGACTTAGTTGGTCAGGTGTCTTCTGATGCTCTctttaataatattcaaaatctaGAGATTTTGAAAGGAGGGCTGGACCATCTGGAAGCTACCCAAAGGGACATTATTAATTTAATCTGTTcttttccagaaatatttcaGAGTTCGCCAGGTAGGACGAGGTTGCTTCAGCATGATGTAGATGTGGGCAGTGCTTCCCCCGTAAAGCAGAGTCCTTATCGACTAAATCCAATGAAGAGGGACATAGTGGAGGAGGAAATAAAGTATATGCTGAAGCATGACCTCGTCCAACCTTCGATAAGTCCTTGGAGCTCTCCAATTGTTCTTGTTAAGAAGTCTGATGGGAAGTACCATATGTGTGTGGATTACCGTAAGGTTAATGCCAGTACTAAAAATGACTCCTTTCCTTTGCCCCGTATTGATGACTGTCTCAATCAGATAGGGTCCGCTAAGTTTATTACAAAGTTGGATCTGTtgaaaggttattggcaagtgCCCCTGTCTGATCGAGCCAGGGAAATTTCTGCTTTTGTGACTCCCTTTGGGCTTtatgaatgtaaa AAACCTTTCATAATTGCGGTGGATGCCAGTGATGTAGGCATCGGGGGTGTCCTCTTTCAGAGAAATGAGGCTGGAGAGGTTCGTCCTGTGTCATACTTCAGCCATAAGTTATTGGCAGTGGAGAAAAGGTACTCCACTATCGAGAAGGAGGCCTTGGCCTTGGTTCGGACTCTGCTACACTTTAAACCCTATGTGACGAATTTCTCTTTCCCTATAGAGATTTGGACTGACCACAATCCACTAGTGTTCATCGAGCAGATGAAAGGATCCAACCAGAGGATTTTAAGGTGGGCTCTGCAGTTGCAGGAATTCTCTCTGGTAATCAAACATATTAAGGGATCTGAGAACCGAATTCCTGATGCCCTTTCTC GTGTTGTTGTCACCTGCGACCTTCACGCTGCTGTGAGGAGCTTCGCAGAGGCTGTGTCATCTGCGACCATTGTTTCTGTCCCTTGTTCCCGTCGGAGGATTTTTACGGGACCGGTGTCGTCGCTATATCCCGGCACTGGATTCTGGATTTACATGTCGTGCCCTCCTCATCCAGCTGCTATACGGGAGAGAGCTACTTGA